From Desulfatibacillum aliphaticivorans DSM 15576, the proteins below share one genomic window:
- the thiE gene encoding thiamine phosphate synthase, whose product MDKPYGLYLILTNPVAGYEACAWAAVNQGLRYLQLRMKNAPKEEILEKALSLREITKGSKTLIIVNDHVDIAKEADADGVHLGQEDMSLEEARSMWTAPGKQFGLSTHGVEQELAARDLQPDYIGVGPVFPTPTKDKPDPTVGLEAMGRIIKGSPLSCVAIGGINPENLPQVLEHGAGNFSVVRAVNQSHDPESAIANLMDIWRKHYP is encoded by the coding sequence ATGGATAAACCCTACGGTTTGTACCTGATCCTGACCAATCCCGTCGCCGGGTACGAGGCCTGCGCCTGGGCCGCCGTTAACCAGGGCTTGCGCTATCTTCAGCTTAGGATGAAAAACGCGCCCAAGGAGGAAATCCTGGAAAAAGCCCTGAGCCTTCGGGAAATCACGAAAGGCTCCAAAACGCTGATTATAGTCAACGATCATGTGGACATAGCCAAAGAGGCGGACGCCGACGGCGTGCATCTGGGTCAGGAGGACATGAGCCTGGAGGAGGCCAGATCCATGTGGACGGCGCCGGGCAAGCAATTCGGCCTGTCCACCCACGGCGTGGAGCAGGAACTGGCCGCCAGGGATTTGCAGCCCGATTACATCGGCGTGGGGCCGGTATTCCCAACGCCTACCAAGGACAAGCCCGACCCGACGGTGGGCCTGGAAGCCATGGGCCGGATCATCAAGGGCTCGCCTCTTTCCTGCGTGGCCATCGGCGGGATCAACCCGGAAAACCTGCCCCAGGTTTTGGAGCACGGCGCCGGGAATTTCTCCGTGGTCCGGGCGGTTAACCAATCCCATGACCCGGAGTCCGCCATTGCAAACCTCATGGACATCTGGCGGAAGCATTATCCTTGA
- a CDS encoding sulfide-dependent adenosine diphosphate thiazole synthase, translating into MEERITSAIVRTYFEKLQNFLEVDLAIVGAGPSGLVAATALAKEGKKVAIFERLLAPGGGVWGGGMLFNEIVIQEEALHILDDFNISYKSAGDGLYTADSVEVASGLIFGAKKAGVMINNSVSVEDVVCREGRICGVVVNWTPVERLGMHVDPLVVMSKAVLDGTGHPGEITDLATRKAGIKIDTPTGKIMGEKPMWMELGEASTVENTKCLYPGLYVSGMAANNASGGFRMGPIFGGMFMSGRKVAKMILEDIDG; encoded by the coding sequence ATGGAAGAAAGAATCACATCGGCAATCGTTAGGACCTATTTTGAAAAACTGCAGAACTTCCTGGAAGTGGATCTGGCCATCGTGGGCGCAGGCCCTTCCGGCCTGGTGGCGGCCACGGCGCTCGCCAAGGAAGGCAAAAAAGTCGCCATCTTCGAACGCCTTTTGGCGCCGGGCGGCGGCGTGTGGGGCGGCGGCATGCTGTTCAACGAAATCGTCATCCAGGAGGAGGCCCTGCACATTTTGGACGACTTCAACATCTCCTACAAAAGCGCGGGAGACGGCCTGTACACGGCGGACTCCGTGGAAGTGGCCTCGGGCCTGATTTTCGGCGCAAAAAAGGCCGGCGTCATGATTAACAACTCCGTGTCCGTGGAGGACGTGGTCTGCCGCGAAGGCCGGATCTGCGGCGTGGTGGTCAACTGGACTCCCGTGGAGCGCCTGGGCATGCACGTGGATCCCCTGGTGGTCATGTCCAAGGCCGTCCTGGACGGCACCGGCCATCCCGGTGAAATCACCGACCTGGCCACCCGCAAGGCGGGCATTAAAATCGACACTCCCACGGGCAAGATTATGGGCGAAAAGCCCATGTGGATGGAACTGGGCGAGGCTTCCACCGTGGAAAACACCAAATGCCTGTATCCCGGCTTGTACGTCTCGGGCATGGCCGCCAACAACGCCAGCGGCGGGTTCCGCATGGGCCCCATTTTCGGCGGCATGTTCATGAGCGGCCGCAAGGTGGCCAAGATGATCCTGGAGGATATCGATGGATAA